In Carya illinoinensis cultivar Pawnee chromosome 10, C.illinoinensisPawnee_v1, whole genome shotgun sequence, one DNA window encodes the following:
- the LOC122279833 gene encoding exocyst complex component EXO84C-like isoform X3, with translation MFFRQTTGKGCALLLRIFEEAVEMEHELIELRKHISAQGILVQDLMTGVCRELEEWKQSIGDNHESQHDPEIPELQDPSPSEKNDGKIIFLENVDVLLAEHKVEEALEALDAEEKNSSELKDSGDTSTSEVSEFKSAFLKRKTMLEDQLVQIIEQPSSGVLEMKKALSGLIKLGKGPLAHQLLLESYGLRLQKNIEVLLPLCRVCPKTFSATLSKLVFSIISLTTKESASIFGDNPIYTNKIVQWAEREIEYFVRLVKENAPSSETVSALRAASICIQSSLNYCLMLESQGMKLSKLLLVVLRTYIEEVLELNFRRARRLLFNLVEPDESLLFSRLFADSLSAFATSSESCIIVDSGTRFMYIVEDILEQLTPLAIMHFGGSVLSRMSQLFDKYIDALIKALPGPSDDDNLIELKETIPFRAETDSEQLAILAIAFTIFDELLPNAVMITWKRQNENSEPKNGPPENTVPSASTTIELKDWKRHLQHLFDKLRDHFCRQYVLSFIYASEGKTRLNARIYLNTGEDLYWGSDPLPSLPFQALFAKLQELATVAGEVLPEKEKLQKILLARLTETVIIWLSDEQEFWGVFEDDSTPLQSLGLQQLILDMHFTVEIARYAGYPSRHLHQSASAIIARAIRTFSATGIDPGSALPEDEWFVETAKLAINKLLSVSCGSDTSEVNEDHIILPDEIVTDSDDTASSLSTLESFESFASASMELDSPIFTDPES, from the exons ATGTTCTTTCGTCAGACCACAGGAAAAGGTTGTGCCTTATTGCTGAG GATATTTGAAGAGGCTGTGGAAATGGAACATGAATTAATAGAGCTGCGAAAGCATATTTCAGCTCAAGGGATCCTTGTGCAGGATTTAATGACTGGTGTATGCCGTGAATTGGAAGAGTGGAAGCAATCTATTGGCGACAACCATGAATCTCAGCATGACCCAGAAATTCCTGAACTCCAAGATCCCTCGccaagtgaaaaaaatgatgggaAGATAATATTCTTGGAGAATGTTGATGTTCTTTTGGCTGAACATAAAGTTGAAGAAGCATTAGAGGCTCTGGATGCTGAAGAGAAAAATTCTTCAGAGTTGAAAGACTCGGGGGATACTTCAACCAGTGAAGTGTCTGAGTTCAAATCTgcttttttgaaaagaaaaacgatGCTTGAAGATCAATTAGTTCAGATTATTGAACAGCCTTCTTCTGGTGTTCTGGAAATGAAGAAGGCCTTATCTGGTTTGATAAAACTTGGAAAAGGTCCTTTGGCACATCAGTTACTGCTAGAATCTTATGGGTTACGTCTCCAAAAGAACATTGAGGTTCTTCTTCCCTTATGTCGTGTCTGTCCAAAAACATTTTCTGCTACATTATCTAAACTtgtattttctataatttcacTGACAACAAAGGAGTCCGCTTCAATATTTGGGGACAATCCTATTTATACTAACAAAATCGTTCAATGGGCTGAGAGGGAAATTGAATATTTTGTACGCTTGGTGAAAGAGAACGCACCCTCTTCTGAGACAGTTTCTGCACTACGAGCTGCAAGCATTTGTATTCAGTCTAGTCTCAACTACTGCTTAATGTTGGAATCACAAGGCATGAAACTGTCAAAATTACTTTTGGTGGTTTTACGGACATACATTGAAGAAGTCCTAGAGTTGAATTTCAGACGGGCTAGAAGATTGCTCTTCAATTTGGTGGAACCTGATGAGAGCTTGCTATTCTCACGTCTCTTTGCAGATTCATTGTCCGCATTTGCAACATCATCAGAGAGCTGCATTATTGTTGATAGTGGAACAAGATTTATGTACATTGTTGAA GATATACTGGAACAGCTAACCCCCTTGGCCATTATGCATTTTGGAGGAAGTGTATTAAGTAGAATGTCACAGCTGTTTGATAAATACATTGATGCTTTGATCAAAGCTCTACCAGGCCCCTCTGATGATGATAATCTTATAGAGCTGAAAGAAACTATACCCTTTAGAGCTGAAACAGATTCAGAACAACTTGCAATATTGGCAATAGCATTCACCATTTTTGACGAACTATTGCCAAATGCTGTAATGATTACTTGGAAGCGGCAAAATGAAAACAGTGAACCTAAAAATGGACCCCCTGAAAACACCGTGCCTAGTGCAAGCACTACAATAGAATTAAAGGATTGGAAGCGCCATCTTCAGCACTTGTTTGACAAGCTGAGAGATCACTTCTGCCGGCAGTATGTTCTGAGTTTCATCTATGCAAGCGAAGGGAAAACACGATTAAATGCACGGATTTACTTGAACACTGGAGAGGATCTGTATTGGGGTTCTGATCCTCTACCTTCACTTCCATTTCAG GCATTATTTGCTAAGCTGCAGGAGTTAGCAACTGTGGCTGGCGAAGTACTACCGGAAAAAGAGAAACTGCAGAAAATTTTGCTAGCCAGGCTAACAGAGACAGTTATAATATGGTTGTCTGATGAGCAAGAATTTTGGGGGGTGTTTGAGGATGATTCCACTCCCCTTCAATCACTTGGTTTGCAGCAG TTAATTCTTGATATGCACTTCACCGTTGAAATTGCACGTTATGCTGGTTACCCATCTCGTCATTTGCACCAGAGTGCATCCGCCATAATTGCTCGTGCAATCAGGACCTTCTCTGCTACGGGCATAGACCCAGGAAG TGCACTCCCTGAGGATGAGTGGTTTGTTGAAACTGCTAAATTGGCAATAAACAAACTGCTATCGGTATCATGTGGGTCAGATACATCTGAAGTCAATGAAGATCACATCATTCTGCCGGATGAGATTGTTACGGATTCAGATGACACTGCTTCTTCCCTCTCTACGCTGGAATCTTTTGAGTCTTTTGCTTCTGCAAGTATGGAACTCGATAGCCCCATCTTCACTGATCCTGAGAGCTGA
- the LOC122279833 gene encoding exocyst complex component EXO84C-like isoform X2, whose protein sequence is MESSEEEEDFPSIERIIPQSKGIRNLCCELLNLKDAVENLCGNIHTKYLAFLRIFEEAVEMEHELIELRKHISAQGILVQDLMTGVCRELEEWKQSIGDNHESQHDPEIPELQDPSPSEKNDGKIIFLENVDVLLAEHKVEEALEALDAEEKNSSELKDSGDTSTSEVSEFKSAFLKRKTMLEDQLVQIIEQPSSGVLEMKKALSGLIKLGKGPLAHQLLLESYGLRLQKNIEVLLPLCRVCPKTFSATLSKLVFSIISLTTKESASIFGDNPIYTNKIVQWAEREIEYFVRLVKENAPSSETVSALRAASICIQSSLNYCLMLESQGMKLSKLLLVVLRTYIEEVLELNFRRARRLLFNLVEPDESLLFSRLFADSLSAFATSSESCIIVDSGTRFMYIVEDILEQLTPLAIMHFGGSVLSRMSQLFDKYIDALIKALPGPSDDDNLIELKETIPFRAETDSEQLAILAIAFTIFDELLPNAVMITWKRQNENSEPKNGPPENTVPSASTTIELKDWKRHLQHLFDKLRDHFCRQYVLSFIYASEGKTRLNARIYLNTGEDLYWGSDPLPSLPFQALFAKLQELATVAGEVLPEKEKLQKILLARLTETVIIWLSDEQEFWGVFEDDSTPLQSLGLQQLILDMHFTVEIARYAGYPSRHLHQSASAIIARAIRTFSATGIDPGSALPEDEWFVETAKLAINKLLSVSCGSDTSEVNEDHIILPDEIVTDSDDTASSLSTLESFESFASASMELDSPIFTDPES, encoded by the exons ATGGAGAgcagtgaagaagaagaagacttcCCCTCAATTGAAAGAATCATCCCACAGTCGAAG GGGATAAGAAATCTTTGTTGTGAGCTCTTGAATTTAAAGGATGCCGTGGAGAACTTATGTGGCAATATACACACAAAGTACTTAGCTTTCTTGAG GATATTTGAAGAGGCTGTGGAAATGGAACATGAATTAATAGAGCTGCGAAAGCATATTTCAGCTCAAGGGATCCTTGTGCAGGATTTAATGACTGGTGTATGCCGTGAATTGGAAGAGTGGAAGCAATCTATTGGCGACAACCATGAATCTCAGCATGACCCAGAAATTCCTGAACTCCAAGATCCCTCGccaagtgaaaaaaatgatgggaAGATAATATTCTTGGAGAATGTTGATGTTCTTTTGGCTGAACATAAAGTTGAAGAAGCATTAGAGGCTCTGGATGCTGAAGAGAAAAATTCTTCAGAGTTGAAAGACTCGGGGGATACTTCAACCAGTGAAGTGTCTGAGTTCAAATCTgcttttttgaaaagaaaaacgatGCTTGAAGATCAATTAGTTCAGATTATTGAACAGCCTTCTTCTGGTGTTCTGGAAATGAAGAAGGCCTTATCTGGTTTGATAAAACTTGGAAAAGGTCCTTTGGCACATCAGTTACTGCTAGAATCTTATGGGTTACGTCTCCAAAAGAACATTGAGGTTCTTCTTCCCTTATGTCGTGTCTGTCCAAAAACATTTTCTGCTACATTATCTAAACTtgtattttctataatttcacTGACAACAAAGGAGTCCGCTTCAATATTTGGGGACAATCCTATTTATACTAACAAAATCGTTCAATGGGCTGAGAGGGAAATTGAATATTTTGTACGCTTGGTGAAAGAGAACGCACCCTCTTCTGAGACAGTTTCTGCACTACGAGCTGCAAGCATTTGTATTCAGTCTAGTCTCAACTACTGCTTAATGTTGGAATCACAAGGCATGAAACTGTCAAAATTACTTTTGGTGGTTTTACGGACATACATTGAAGAAGTCCTAGAGTTGAATTTCAGACGGGCTAGAAGATTGCTCTTCAATTTGGTGGAACCTGATGAGAGCTTGCTATTCTCACGTCTCTTTGCAGATTCATTGTCCGCATTTGCAACATCATCAGAGAGCTGCATTATTGTTGATAGTGGAACAAGATTTATGTACATTGTTGAA GATATACTGGAACAGCTAACCCCCTTGGCCATTATGCATTTTGGAGGAAGTGTATTAAGTAGAATGTCACAGCTGTTTGATAAATACATTGATGCTTTGATCAAAGCTCTACCAGGCCCCTCTGATGATGATAATCTTATAGAGCTGAAAGAAACTATACCCTTTAGAGCTGAAACAGATTCAGAACAACTTGCAATATTGGCAATAGCATTCACCATTTTTGACGAACTATTGCCAAATGCTGTAATGATTACTTGGAAGCGGCAAAATGAAAACAGTGAACCTAAAAATGGACCCCCTGAAAACACCGTGCCTAGTGCAAGCACTACAATAGAATTAAAGGATTGGAAGCGCCATCTTCAGCACTTGTTTGACAAGCTGAGAGATCACTTCTGCCGGCAGTATGTTCTGAGTTTCATCTATGCAAGCGAAGGGAAAACACGATTAAATGCACGGATTTACTTGAACACTGGAGAGGATCTGTATTGGGGTTCTGATCCTCTACCTTCACTTCCATTTCAG GCATTATTTGCTAAGCTGCAGGAGTTAGCAACTGTGGCTGGCGAAGTACTACCGGAAAAAGAGAAACTGCAGAAAATTTTGCTAGCCAGGCTAACAGAGACAGTTATAATATGGTTGTCTGATGAGCAAGAATTTTGGGGGGTGTTTGAGGATGATTCCACTCCCCTTCAATCACTTGGTTTGCAGCAG TTAATTCTTGATATGCACTTCACCGTTGAAATTGCACGTTATGCTGGTTACCCATCTCGTCATTTGCACCAGAGTGCATCCGCCATAATTGCTCGTGCAATCAGGACCTTCTCTGCTACGGGCATAGACCCAGGAAG TGCACTCCCTGAGGATGAGTGGTTTGTTGAAACTGCTAAATTGGCAATAAACAAACTGCTATCGGTATCATGTGGGTCAGATACATCTGAAGTCAATGAAGATCACATCATTCTGCCGGATGAGATTGTTACGGATTCAGATGACACTGCTTCTTCCCTCTCTACGCTGGAATCTTTTGAGTCTTTTGCTTCTGCAAGTATGGAACTCGATAGCCCCATCTTCACTGATCCTGAGAGCTGA
- the LOC122279833 gene encoding exocyst complex component EXO84C-like isoform X1, whose amino-acid sequence MESSEEEEDFPSIERIIPQSKVDSLYQSYTEKGIRNLCCELLNLKDAVENLCGNIHTKYLAFLRIFEEAVEMEHELIELRKHISAQGILVQDLMTGVCRELEEWKQSIGDNHESQHDPEIPELQDPSPSEKNDGKIIFLENVDVLLAEHKVEEALEALDAEEKNSSELKDSGDTSTSEVSEFKSAFLKRKTMLEDQLVQIIEQPSSGVLEMKKALSGLIKLGKGPLAHQLLLESYGLRLQKNIEVLLPLCRVCPKTFSATLSKLVFSIISLTTKESASIFGDNPIYTNKIVQWAEREIEYFVRLVKENAPSSETVSALRAASICIQSSLNYCLMLESQGMKLSKLLLVVLRTYIEEVLELNFRRARRLLFNLVEPDESLLFSRLFADSLSAFATSSESCIIVDSGTRFMYIVEDILEQLTPLAIMHFGGSVLSRMSQLFDKYIDALIKALPGPSDDDNLIELKETIPFRAETDSEQLAILAIAFTIFDELLPNAVMITWKRQNENSEPKNGPPENTVPSASTTIELKDWKRHLQHLFDKLRDHFCRQYVLSFIYASEGKTRLNARIYLNTGEDLYWGSDPLPSLPFQALFAKLQELATVAGEVLPEKEKLQKILLARLTETVIIWLSDEQEFWGVFEDDSTPLQSLGLQQLILDMHFTVEIARYAGYPSRHLHQSASAIIARAIRTFSATGIDPGSALPEDEWFVETAKLAINKLLSVSCGSDTSEVNEDHIILPDEIVTDSDDTASSLSTLESFESFASASMELDSPIFTDPES is encoded by the exons ATGGAGAgcagtgaagaagaagaagacttcCCCTCAATTGAAAGAATCATCCCACAGTCGAAGGTCGATTCTCTTTACCAATCCTACACTGAGAAG GGGATAAGAAATCTTTGTTGTGAGCTCTTGAATTTAAAGGATGCCGTGGAGAACTTATGTGGCAATATACACACAAAGTACTTAGCTTTCTTGAG GATATTTGAAGAGGCTGTGGAAATGGAACATGAATTAATAGAGCTGCGAAAGCATATTTCAGCTCAAGGGATCCTTGTGCAGGATTTAATGACTGGTGTATGCCGTGAATTGGAAGAGTGGAAGCAATCTATTGGCGACAACCATGAATCTCAGCATGACCCAGAAATTCCTGAACTCCAAGATCCCTCGccaagtgaaaaaaatgatgggaAGATAATATTCTTGGAGAATGTTGATGTTCTTTTGGCTGAACATAAAGTTGAAGAAGCATTAGAGGCTCTGGATGCTGAAGAGAAAAATTCTTCAGAGTTGAAAGACTCGGGGGATACTTCAACCAGTGAAGTGTCTGAGTTCAAATCTgcttttttgaaaagaaaaacgatGCTTGAAGATCAATTAGTTCAGATTATTGAACAGCCTTCTTCTGGTGTTCTGGAAATGAAGAAGGCCTTATCTGGTTTGATAAAACTTGGAAAAGGTCCTTTGGCACATCAGTTACTGCTAGAATCTTATGGGTTACGTCTCCAAAAGAACATTGAGGTTCTTCTTCCCTTATGTCGTGTCTGTCCAAAAACATTTTCTGCTACATTATCTAAACTtgtattttctataatttcacTGACAACAAAGGAGTCCGCTTCAATATTTGGGGACAATCCTATTTATACTAACAAAATCGTTCAATGGGCTGAGAGGGAAATTGAATATTTTGTACGCTTGGTGAAAGAGAACGCACCCTCTTCTGAGACAGTTTCTGCACTACGAGCTGCAAGCATTTGTATTCAGTCTAGTCTCAACTACTGCTTAATGTTGGAATCACAAGGCATGAAACTGTCAAAATTACTTTTGGTGGTTTTACGGACATACATTGAAGAAGTCCTAGAGTTGAATTTCAGACGGGCTAGAAGATTGCTCTTCAATTTGGTGGAACCTGATGAGAGCTTGCTATTCTCACGTCTCTTTGCAGATTCATTGTCCGCATTTGCAACATCATCAGAGAGCTGCATTATTGTTGATAGTGGAACAAGATTTATGTACATTGTTGAA GATATACTGGAACAGCTAACCCCCTTGGCCATTATGCATTTTGGAGGAAGTGTATTAAGTAGAATGTCACAGCTGTTTGATAAATACATTGATGCTTTGATCAAAGCTCTACCAGGCCCCTCTGATGATGATAATCTTATAGAGCTGAAAGAAACTATACCCTTTAGAGCTGAAACAGATTCAGAACAACTTGCAATATTGGCAATAGCATTCACCATTTTTGACGAACTATTGCCAAATGCTGTAATGATTACTTGGAAGCGGCAAAATGAAAACAGTGAACCTAAAAATGGACCCCCTGAAAACACCGTGCCTAGTGCAAGCACTACAATAGAATTAAAGGATTGGAAGCGCCATCTTCAGCACTTGTTTGACAAGCTGAGAGATCACTTCTGCCGGCAGTATGTTCTGAGTTTCATCTATGCAAGCGAAGGGAAAACACGATTAAATGCACGGATTTACTTGAACACTGGAGAGGATCTGTATTGGGGTTCTGATCCTCTACCTTCACTTCCATTTCAG GCATTATTTGCTAAGCTGCAGGAGTTAGCAACTGTGGCTGGCGAAGTACTACCGGAAAAAGAGAAACTGCAGAAAATTTTGCTAGCCAGGCTAACAGAGACAGTTATAATATGGTTGTCTGATGAGCAAGAATTTTGGGGGGTGTTTGAGGATGATTCCACTCCCCTTCAATCACTTGGTTTGCAGCAG TTAATTCTTGATATGCACTTCACCGTTGAAATTGCACGTTATGCTGGTTACCCATCTCGTCATTTGCACCAGAGTGCATCCGCCATAATTGCTCGTGCAATCAGGACCTTCTCTGCTACGGGCATAGACCCAGGAAG TGCACTCCCTGAGGATGAGTGGTTTGTTGAAACTGCTAAATTGGCAATAAACAAACTGCTATCGGTATCATGTGGGTCAGATACATCTGAAGTCAATGAAGATCACATCATTCTGCCGGATGAGATTGTTACGGATTCAGATGACACTGCTTCTTCCCTCTCTACGCTGGAATCTTTTGAGTCTTTTGCTTCTGCAAGTATGGAACTCGATAGCCCCATCTTCACTGATCCTGAGAGCTGA
- the LOC122278364 gene encoding uncharacterized protein LOC122278364 produces the protein MSKRNQNNVVAATQMQDSQTGRLIWTDKMLEDYVDICVSEIYAGKETGLGWDSVKKTIDATDEWWEKKLQEIPEAAKFRNAGLTHISKLDIMFRGITATGEGAWAPSFRLGFEDVVRFDQDNDVMLDVEEIDDSDDEPGDIHADLDTQTKESKRATPTIQDRKRKRGIQIFDQHFTRLCDVLEKRVTTSSSDKPGRSIDEVMAIVRELAEIENDYEFFRGASETWRIMVTILKNIQAMPIMVKKKKKRMILTL, from the exons ATGTCTAAGAGAAATCAAAACAATGTTGTTGCGGCTACACAAATGCAAGATAGTCAGACAGGGAGATTAATTTGGACAGATAAAATGCTAGAGGATTATGTAGACATATGTGTTAGTGAGATTTATGCTG GGAAGGAAACTGGCCTTGGATGGGATTCGGTGAAGAAGACAATTGACGCTACGGATGAGTGGTGGGAAAAAAAGTTACAG GAAATTCCAGAAGCGGCTAAGTTTCGGAATGCAGGTTTGACTCATATTTCCAAGTTGGATATAATGTTTAGGGGTATAACTGCCACTGGTGAGGGAGCTTGGGCCCCATCCTTTAGATTGGGTTTTGAAGATGTAGTAAGATTTGATCAGGATAACGATGTGATGTTAGACGTAGAAGAGATTGATGACTCGGATGATGAACCTGGTGATATTCATGCAGATTTAGACACTCAGACGAAAGAATCTAAACGGGCTACACCTACAATCCAAgataggaaaaggaaaagaggaatTCAAATATTTGATCAACATTTCACACGTCTTTGTGATGTTCTTGAAAAGCGGGTTACAACATCATCCTCTGATAAACCTGGCCGTAGCATTGATGAGGTTATGGCTATTGTACGAGAGTTAGCTGAGATAGAAAATGACTATGAGTTTTTTAGGGGTGCAAGTGAG ACATGGAGAATAATGGTTACGATACTGAAGAATATACAAGCGATGCCGATAAtggtgaaaaagaagaaaaagaggatgATATTGACTTTATGA
- the LOC122278365 gene encoding uncharacterized protein LOC122278365 yields the protein MAVSRMAVDIISPINREFKDIPKKIREDERYWPYFKDCIEAIDGTHVPVTISPTKQIPFIGRKGIPTQNIMAVCDFHMRFTFVWAGWEGTAHDTRIFMEAIRKEELHFPHPPRGKYYLVDAGYPHMNEYMGPYRRERYHLPDFRRGPRPMGMREIFNHAHSSLRCTIERTFGDIEFKPYDDDEDYLPPGSMEDEEAENYSSMQQSEISNENVINIERDYISISLMHG from the exons ATGGCTGTTTCACGAATGGCAGTCGACATTATCAGCCCCATTAATAGGGAATTTAAGGatattccaaaaaaaattcGTGAAGATGAGCGATATTGGCCATACTTTAAAGATTGCATTGAAGCTATTGATGGAACCCATGTGCCAGTTACTATATCTCCAACAAAACAAATTCCATTTATTGGTAGAAAAGGCATACCTACTCAGAATATCATGGCAGTTTGTGATTTTCATATGCGTTTCACTTTTGTTTGGGCTGGGTGGGAAGGTACCGCACATGATACACGTATTTTTATGGAAGCTATTCGAAAGGAGGAATTGCACTTTCCACATCCACCTAGAG GTAAATATTACTTGGTAGATGCTGGATATCCTCATATGAacgaatacatggggccatacaGAAGGGAACGATATCATCTACCAGATTTTCGTCGTGGTCCTCGACCAATGGGAATGcgtgaaatatttaatcatgcacattcgtcgctcAGATGCACTATTGAGAGAACATTTGGA GATATTGAGTTCAAGCCATACGATGATGACGAGGATTATCTACCTCCTGGAAGCATGGAGGATGAAGAAGCAGAAAATTACTCAAGCATGCAACAATCGGAGATATCTAatgaaaatgttattaatattgagCGTGACTATATTTCTATTTCACTTATGCATGgttga
- the LOC122279816 gene encoding peptidyl-prolyl cis-trans isomerase FKBP17-1, chloroplastic isoform X1, whose product MTVIQCSAAVQSPLLPRHPKSPSNAVSATTLVSSSSSSSSSPTTSRRAALSLSLFSTAFPTLVFSSSAASSSSKSAVSEFSELPNSGGVKVLDLRFGSGDVPRNGDQVAVHYYGRLAAKQGWRFDSTYDHKDENGEPIPFVFFLGSGKAIKHDMTSKGIEAAVRSMKVGGIRRVVIPPSQGYQSTSQEPIPPNYFDRQRLFTTIFNPTRLANGEGSTLGTLIFDIELVSLRHQ is encoded by the exons ATGACGGTGATTCAGTGTTCCGCGGCAGTACAATCTCCCCTTCTCCCCCGCCATCCAAAATCACCCTCAAATGCGGTCTCGGCTACAACCTTggtttcttcttcatcttcatcttcatcttcgcCAACAACAAGTAGAAGAGcggctctatctctctctctattctccACTGCTTTCCCAACACTTGTCTTCTCGTCTtctgctgcttcttcttcttcaaagtcCGCCGTATCGGAGTTCTCCGAGCTCCCCAATTCAGGCGGCGTTAAGGTATTGGACCTCCGCTTTGGTTCCGGAGATGTCCCGCGGAATGGCGACCAG GTTGCAGTCCATTACTATGGAAGATTGGCAGCAAAACAAGGTTGGCGCTTTGATTCAACATATGATCACAAAGATGAAAATGGTGAACCGATTCCATTTGTGTTTTTCCTAGGCTCTGGGAAA GCTATAAAACATGATATGACTTCAAAAG GGATAGAAGCAGCTGTGAGATCAATGAAAGTAGGTGGTATTCGTAGAGTCGTCATCCCTCCATCCCAAGGGTATCAGAGCACCTCACAGGAGCCGATACCACCCAAT TATTTTGACAGGCAGAGGCTGTTTACTACCATTTTCAATCCAACTCGTCTTGCCAATGGAGAAGGCTCAACATTGGGGACTCTTATATTTGATATTGAGTTGGTCAGTCTGAGGCATCAGTGA
- the LOC122279816 gene encoding peptidyl-prolyl cis-trans isomerase FKBP17-1, chloroplastic isoform X2: MTVIQCSAAVQSPLLPRHPKSPSNAVSATTLVSSSSSSSSSPTTSRRAALSLSLFSTAFPTLVFSSSAASSSSKSAVSEFSELPNSGGVKVLDLRFGSGDVPRNGDQVAVHYYGRLAAKQGWRFDSTYDHKDENGEPIPFVFFLGSGKVISGIEAAVRSMKVGGIRRVVIPPSQGYQSTSQEPIPPNYFDRQRLFTTIFNPTRLANGEGSTLGTLIFDIELVSLRHQ; this comes from the exons ATGACGGTGATTCAGTGTTCCGCGGCAGTACAATCTCCCCTTCTCCCCCGCCATCCAAAATCACCCTCAAATGCGGTCTCGGCTACAACCTTggtttcttcttcatcttcatcttcatcttcgcCAACAACAAGTAGAAGAGcggctctatctctctctctattctccACTGCTTTCCCAACACTTGTCTTCTCGTCTtctgctgcttcttcttcttcaaagtcCGCCGTATCGGAGTTCTCCGAGCTCCCCAATTCAGGCGGCGTTAAGGTATTGGACCTCCGCTTTGGTTCCGGAGATGTCCCGCGGAATGGCGACCAG GTTGCAGTCCATTACTATGGAAGATTGGCAGCAAAACAAGGTTGGCGCTTTGATTCAACATATGATCACAAAGATGAAAATGGTGAACCGATTCCATTTGTGTTTTTCCTAGGCTCTGGGAAA GTAATTTCAGGGATAGAAGCAGCTGTGAGATCAATGAAAGTAGGTGGTATTCGTAGAGTCGTCATCCCTCCATCCCAAGGGTATCAGAGCACCTCACAGGAGCCGATACCACCCAAT TATTTTGACAGGCAGAGGCTGTTTACTACCATTTTCAATCCAACTCGTCTTGCCAATGGAGAAGGCTCAACATTGGGGACTCTTATATTTGATATTGAGTTGGTCAGTCTGAGGCATCAGTGA